In one window of Sardina pilchardus chromosome 23, fSarPil1.1, whole genome shotgun sequence DNA:
- the LOC134070940 gene encoding tubulin alpha chain-like, with product MRECISIHVGQAGAQMGNACWELYCLEHGIQPDGQMPSDKTIGGGDDSFNTFFSETGAGKHVPRAVFVDLEPTVIDEVRTGTYRQLFHPEQLITGKEDAANNYARGHYTIGKEIIDLVLDRTRKLADQCTGLQGFLIFHSFGGGTGSGFTSLLMERLSVDYGKKSKLEFAVYPAPQVSTAVVEPYNSILTTHTTLEHSDCAFMVDNEAIYDICRRNLDIERPTYTNLNRLIGQIVSSITASLRFDGALNVDLTEFQTNLVPYPRIHFPLATYAPVISAEKAYHEQLSVADITNACFEPANQMVKCDPRHGKYMACCLLYRGDVVPKDVNSAIATIKTKRTIQFVDWCPTGFKVGINYQPPTVVPGGDLAKVQRAVCMLSNTTAIAEAWARLDHKFDLMYAKRAFVHWYVGEGMEEGEFSEAREDMAALEKDYEEVGTDSVGEEDEEGEEY from the exons cgTGAGTGTATCTCCATACATGTCGGCCAGGCCGGAGCCCAGATgggcaatgcatgctgggagctGTACTGTCTGGAGCACGGAATCCAGCCGGACGGCCAGATGCCCAGCGACAAGACCATTGGTGGAGGAGACGACTCCTTCAACACCTTCTTCAGCGAGACTGGAGCAGGCAAACACGTCCCTCGTGCTGTCTTTGTGGACCTGGAGCCCACTGTCATCG ATGAGGTGCGCACGGGAACTTACCGGCAGCTGTTCCACCCCGAGCAGCTCATCACGGGCAAGGAGGACGCCGCCAACAACTACGCCCGCGGCCACTACACCATCGGCAAGGAGATCATCGACCTGGTGCTCGACAGAACCCGCAAACTG GCTGACCAGTGCACAGGTCTGCAGGGCTTCCTGATCTTCCACAGCTTCGGTGGAGGCACCGGCTCCGGCTTCACCTCCCTGCTGATGGAGCGTCTGTCTGTCGACTACGGAAAGAAGTCCAAGCTCGAGTTTGCCGTCTACCCCGCCCCCCAGGTGTCCACCGCAGTGGTGGAGCCCTACAACTCCATCCTGACCACCCATACCACCCTGGAGCACTCCGACTGTGCCTTCATGGTAGACAATGAGGCCATCTATGACATCTGCCGCAGAAACCTGGACATCGAGCGCCCCACCTACACCAACCTCAACAGGCTGATTGGCCAGATTGTGTCCTCCATCACTGCCTCACTCCGTTTCGATGGTGCCCTGAATGTGGACCTGACAGAGTTCCAGACCAACTTGGTGCCCTACCCTCGTATCCACTTCCCCCTCGCCACCTACGCCCCAGTCATCTCCGCAGAGAAGGCCTACCACGAGCAGCTGTCCGTTGCTGACATCACCAACGCCTGCTTCGAGCCCGCCAACCAGATGGTGAAGTGCGACCCTCGTCACGGCAAGTAcatggcctgctgtctgctGTACCGTGGAGATGTGGTGCCCAAAGACGTCAACTCCGCCATCGCCACCATCAAGACCAAGCGCACCATCCAGTTCGTGGACTGGTGCCCCACTGGCTTCAAGGTGGGCATCAACTACCAGCCCCCGACTGTGGTGCCCGGTGGTGACCTGGCCAAGGTGCAGAGGGCCGTGTGCATGCTGAGCAACACCACCGCCATCGCCGAGGCCTGGGCTCGTCTGGACCACAAGTTCGACCTGATGTACGCCAAGCGCGCCTTCGTGCACTGGTACGTGGGAGAGGGCATGGAGGAGGGCGAGTTCTCCGAGGCCAGAGAAGACATGGCCGCCCTGGAGAAGGACTACGAGGAGGTCGGCACAGACAGCGTGggtgaggaagacgaggagggcGAGGAGTACTAA